In Pseudonocardia cypriaca, a single genomic region encodes these proteins:
- a CDS encoding PhoH family protein, which yields MTHPDPVQSRMAVPDAALLALLGSRDESLRVAEAMLEADVHVRGNEVTLTGTPADVAFAERVFTELITLAERGQHVSADAVRRTVEMLGDGEADERARIGESPAEVLSLDILSRRGKTIRPKTLNQKRYVDAIDAHTVVFGIGPAGTGKTYLAMAKAVQALQAKMVNRIILTRPAVEAGERLGYLPGTLYEKIDPYLRPLYDALHDMIDPESIPKLTAAGTIEVAPLAYMRGRTLNDAFIILDEAQNTTPEQMKMFLTRLGFGSKIVVTGDVTQVDLPGGTRSGLTVVRDILGDVDDVHFSQLSSKDVVRHRLVADIVDAYARWDAGNERPNLRAAAPRNGPPQDQRRRNRR from the coding sequence TTGACCCATCCGGATCCCGTCCAGTCCCGCATGGCCGTTCCGGACGCCGCTCTGCTCGCGCTGCTGGGTTCGCGCGACGAGAGCCTGCGCGTCGCCGAGGCGATGCTCGAGGCCGACGTCCACGTCCGCGGCAACGAGGTCACCCTCACCGGCACCCCGGCCGATGTGGCATTCGCCGAACGCGTCTTCACCGAGCTGATCACCCTCGCCGAGCGGGGTCAGCACGTGTCCGCCGACGCCGTGCGGCGCACCGTCGAGATGCTCGGCGACGGCGAGGCCGACGAGCGCGCCCGCATCGGGGAGTCGCCGGCCGAGGTGCTCTCGCTCGACATCCTGTCGCGGCGCGGCAAGACCATCCGCCCGAAGACGCTCAACCAGAAGCGCTACGTCGACGCCATCGACGCCCACACGGTCGTCTTCGGCATCGGCCCCGCTGGCACCGGCAAGACCTACCTCGCGATGGCCAAGGCCGTGCAGGCGCTGCAGGCCAAGATGGTCAACCGGATCATCCTCACCCGGCCGGCGGTCGAGGCGGGGGAGCGGCTGGGCTACCTGCCGGGCACGCTCTACGAGAAGATCGACCCGTACCTGCGGCCGCTGTACGACGCGCTGCACGACATGATCGACCCCGAGTCGATCCCGAAGCTCACGGCCGCCGGCACCATCGAGGTGGCGCCGCTGGCGTACATGCGTGGCCGGACGTTGAACGATGCCTTCATCATCCTCGACGAGGCGCAGAACACCACGCCCGAGCAGATGAAGATGTTCCTCACCCGGCTCGGTTTCGGCTCGAAGATCGTGGTCACCGGTGACGTCACGCAGGTCGACCTGCCCGGCGGCACCCGTTCCGGGCTCACCGTCGTGCGCGACATCCTCGGCGACGTCGACGACGTGCACTTCTCCCAGCTGTCCAGCAAGGACGTGGTGCGCCACCGCCTGGTGGCCGACATCGTCGACGCCTACGCGCGGTGGGACGCGGGCAACGAGCGCCCCAACCTGCGGGCCGCTGCCCCGCGCAACGGCCCGCCCCAGGACCAGCGCCGCCGCAACCGCCGCTGA
- a CDS encoding alpha-mannosidase — MHDDSNLVIPRIARFVRERLVPAMYRERVPLQVTAWTAPGEPVPFAEAVRQEFTPFEVGSPWGRPWGTVWFHVTGTVPAGWTDPGTRPELAIDLGFAGVQPGFQSEGLAYTPDGVVVAAVEPRNAHVPLTGGPGSAVDVYVEAASNPGVAADWTYAPTRMGDPATAGDDPLYRLVAADIGLLDVPVWELAQDIWTLSGLVTELSPDLPRRAEVLRALERAVDAVDPEDVAGTAELGRAELADVLAAPAWPSAHRVHAVGHAHIDSAWLWPVRETVRKVARTFANVLDLMDAEIDGADEFVFAASSAQQYAWLQEHQPELFERVKRRVAEGRFVPVGGMWVESDTNMPGGEALARQFVAGKRFFMEQLGVEPLEVWLPDSFGYSAALPQLIKAAGSRWFLTQKISWNETNVMPHHTFRWEGIDGTQVFTHFPPVDTYNSELSQHELHRAQRQYSEKGRANTSLVPFGWGDGGGGPTREMLAAAARTRSLEGSPAVRMTTPAEFFSTAEAEYPRPPVWSGELYLEFHRGTYTSQARTKRGNRRSEHLLREAELWAATAAVRAGLPYPADVLERCWHTVLLQQFHDILPGTSIAWVHQEAERNYARVAEELETVISSSLAALTGDGDGTVAVNAGPYPVDGVPALGGGPVATAPDAVRVEENGDGTVLDNGVVRAVIDDRGLLTSVYDLAADRELVPPGAAANLLQLHRDTPTQWDAWDIDEHYRRHGRDLVEVAELSVVGREPQRASVRIVRKTGASTITQVVSLAAGSASIEVDTHVDWHERQKLLKLAFPVDVHAERATSEIQFGHLHRPIHTNTSWDAARFETVAHRWVHVGEPGYGTAVANDSTYGHDVTRSTRPDGGTTTVVRLSLLRAPLFPDPTADQGEHRMRVSLRAGATIADAVAEGYRLNLPLRTVRGSSPIAPLVTVDSPAVVVEAVKLAEDGSGDVVVRLYEAHGSRANARVTADFEHSGVVETDLLERPLPEPVALAADGTLRLRPFRIVTLRYRRA; from the coding sequence GTGCACGATGACTCGAACCTGGTAATCCCGCGGATCGCGCGGTTCGTCCGCGAGCGGCTCGTTCCCGCGATGTACCGCGAGCGCGTGCCGCTCCAGGTCACCGCGTGGACGGCGCCGGGCGAGCCGGTGCCGTTCGCCGAGGCGGTCCGGCAGGAGTTCACGCCGTTCGAGGTGGGCTCGCCGTGGGGCCGGCCGTGGGGCACGGTCTGGTTCCACGTCACGGGCACCGTGCCGGCCGGCTGGACCGACCCCGGAACGCGACCCGAGCTCGCCATCGACCTCGGGTTCGCCGGTGTGCAGCCGGGCTTCCAGTCCGAGGGGCTCGCCTACACCCCCGACGGCGTCGTGGTGGCGGCCGTCGAGCCGCGCAACGCCCACGTCCCCCTCACCGGCGGCCCGGGTTCGGCCGTCGACGTGTACGTGGAAGCGGCCTCCAACCCGGGCGTCGCGGCCGACTGGACCTACGCCCCGACCCGGATGGGCGACCCGGCCACCGCGGGCGACGACCCGCTCTACCGGCTCGTCGCCGCCGACATCGGGCTGCTCGACGTGCCGGTCTGGGAGCTGGCGCAGGACATCTGGACGCTGTCCGGGCTGGTCACCGAGCTGTCCCCCGACCTGCCGCGGCGCGCCGAGGTGCTGCGGGCCCTCGAACGGGCCGTCGACGCCGTCGACCCCGAGGACGTGGCGGGCACCGCCGAGCTGGGCCGGGCCGAGCTCGCGGACGTGCTGGCCGCCCCGGCGTGGCCGAGCGCCCACCGCGTGCACGCCGTCGGGCACGCCCACATCGACTCGGCATGGCTCTGGCCGGTCCGCGAGACGGTCCGCAAGGTGGCGAGGACGTTCGCGAACGTCCTCGACCTCATGGACGCGGAGATCGACGGGGCCGACGAGTTCGTGTTCGCCGCGTCGTCCGCCCAGCAGTACGCCTGGCTGCAGGAGCACCAGCCGGAGCTGTTCGAGCGGGTCAAGCGGCGCGTGGCGGAGGGCCGGTTCGTGCCGGTCGGCGGCATGTGGGTCGAGTCGGACACCAACATGCCCGGCGGGGAGGCACTCGCCCGCCAGTTCGTGGCCGGCAAGCGGTTCTTCATGGAACAGCTGGGCGTCGAACCGCTCGAGGTGTGGCTGCCCGACTCCTTCGGCTACAGCGCGGCGCTGCCGCAGCTGATCAAGGCGGCGGGCTCCCGCTGGTTCCTCACCCAGAAGATCTCCTGGAACGAGACGAACGTGATGCCCCACCACACGTTCCGCTGGGAGGGCATCGACGGAACCCAGGTCTTCACGCACTTCCCGCCGGTCGACACCTACAACTCGGAGCTGTCCCAGCACGAGCTGCACCGCGCGCAGCGGCAGTACTCCGAGAAGGGACGCGCCAACACCTCGCTCGTTCCGTTCGGCTGGGGCGACGGCGGCGGCGGGCCCACTCGCGAGATGCTCGCCGCGGCGGCGCGCACGAGGTCCCTGGAGGGCTCACCGGCCGTCCGGATGACCACGCCCGCCGAGTTCTTCTCCACGGCGGAGGCGGAGTACCCGCGCCCACCCGTGTGGTCGGGCGAGCTGTACCTGGAGTTCCACCGCGGCACCTACACCTCGCAGGCGCGCACCAAGCGCGGCAACCGCCGCAGCGAGCACCTGCTGCGCGAGGCTGAGCTGTGGGCCGCGACCGCGGCCGTGCGGGCCGGCCTGCCCTACCCCGCCGACGTGCTGGAACGCTGCTGGCACACCGTGCTCCTGCAGCAGTTCCACGACATCCTGCCGGGCACCTCGATCGCCTGGGTGCACCAGGAGGCCGAGCGCAACTACGCCCGCGTCGCCGAGGAGCTGGAGACCGTCATCTCCAGCTCGCTCGCCGCGCTCACCGGCGACGGGGACGGCACGGTCGCGGTCAACGCGGGGCCCTACCCCGTCGACGGCGTGCCCGCGCTGGGCGGCGGCCCGGTCGCGACGGCCCCCGACGCGGTGCGCGTCGAGGAGAACGGCGACGGCACCGTGCTGGACAACGGGGTCGTCCGCGCCGTGATCGACGACCGCGGCCTGCTCACGTCCGTGTACGACCTCGCCGCCGACCGCGAGCTGGTTCCGCCGGGCGCGGCGGCCAACCTGCTGCAGCTGCACCGCGACACTCCCACCCAGTGGGACGCGTGGGACATCGACGAGCACTACCGCCGGCACGGCCGCGACCTCGTCGAGGTCGCCGAGCTGTCGGTCGTCGGCCGCGAGCCGCAGCGGGCGTCCGTGCGGATCGTGCGCAAGACCGGCGCGTCCACGATCACCCAGGTCGTGTCCCTCGCAGCCGGGTCGGCGTCGATCGAGGTCGACACGCACGTCGACTGGCACGAGCGCCAGAAGCTGCTCAAGCTCGCGTTCCCGGTCGACGTGCACGCAGAGCGGGCCACGTCGGAGATCCAGTTCGGGCACCTGCACCGGCCGATCCACACCAACACCTCGTGGGACGCCGCCCGGTTCGAGACGGTCGCCCACCGCTGGGTGCACGTCGGCGAGCCCGGCTACGGCACGGCCGTCGCCAACGACTCCACCTACGGCCACGACGTCACCCGCTCCACCCGCCCGGACGGCGGCACGACCACGGTGGTGCGGCTGTCGCTGCTGCGCGCCCCGCTCTTCCCCGACCCCACAGCCGACCAGGGCGAGCACCGGATGCGGGTCTCGCTGCGCGCAGGCGCCACCATCGCCGACGCGGTGGCCGAGGGCTACCGGCTGAACCTGCCGCTGCGCACGGTCCGGGGCAGCTCGCCGATCGCCCCGCTGGTGACCGTCGACTCCCCCGCGGTGGTCGTCGAGGCGGTCAAGCTGGCCGAGGACGGCAGCGGCGACGTGGTCGTCCGGCTGTACGAGGCGCACGGCAGCCGGGCGAACGCGCGGGTCACCGCGGACTTCGAGCACTCGGGAGTGGTCGAGACGGACCTCCTGGAACGCCCGCTCCCGGAGCCGGTCGCCCTGGCCGCTGACGGCACGCTGCGGCTGCGCCCGTTCCGGATCGTCACGCTCCGGTATCGGCGAGCATGA
- a CDS encoding helix-turn-helix transcriptional regulator: protein MQRDQLADFLRRRREAIRPAEVGIADGPRRRTAGLRREEVAMLAGMSVDYVVRLEQGRSSQPSTQLLGALARALRLSDDERDHLFHLAGHRPPPADGVARLARAGLLRMLDLLGDTPALVVSDLGEVLAQNRASVLLAGDHTGFSGDRRYTAYRWFTEPAVRAARPPEEHQHQARAVVADLRAAAGRRSGDAEVTGLVERLQAASADFRRLWAEHEVAVRRADRKTFLHPRVGPLLMDCETLVTPDQRQQLLVLTPADADTRERLELLRVLGVEEFPAGATGAPRG, encoded by the coding sequence GTGCAGCGTGACCAGCTCGCCGACTTCCTGCGCCGCCGCCGCGAGGCGATCCGCCCGGCCGAGGTCGGCATCGCCGACGGCCCCCGCCGCCGCACCGCCGGTCTGCGCCGGGAGGAGGTGGCCATGCTCGCCGGCATGTCCGTCGACTACGTCGTGCGCCTCGAGCAGGGCCGCAGCAGCCAGCCGTCGACGCAGCTGCTCGGTGCGCTGGCCAGGGCGCTGCGCCTGTCGGACGACGAGCGCGACCACCTGTTCCACCTGGCGGGCCACCGGCCCCCGCCCGCCGACGGGGTGGCCCGCCTTGCTCGCGCCGGCCTCCTGCGGATGCTCGACCTGCTCGGCGACACCCCGGCGCTGGTGGTGTCGGACCTGGGCGAGGTGCTCGCGCAGAACCGGGCATCCGTCCTACTGGCAGGCGACCACACCGGCTTCTCCGGCGACCGCCGCTACACCGCGTACCGCTGGTTCACCGAACCCGCGGTCCGCGCGGCCCGCCCGCCCGAGGAGCACCAGCACCAGGCCCGCGCGGTCGTGGCCGACCTCCGCGCTGCGGCAGGCCGCCGGTCCGGCGACGCGGAGGTCACCGGTCTCGTCGAGCGGCTGCAGGCCGCGAGCGCCGACTTCCGCCGGCTCTGGGCCGAACACGAGGTCGCGGTCCGGCGCGCCGACCGCAAGACCTTCCTGCATCCGCGAGTCGGCCCCCTGCTGATGGACTGCGAGACCCTCGTGACCCCCGATCAGCGCCAGCAGCTGCTCGTGCTCACCCCTGCGGACGCCGACACCCGCGAGCGGCTGGAGCTGTTGCGGGTACTCGGGGTCGAGGAGTTCCCCGCGGGAGCGACGGGCGCACCCCGGGGCTGA
- a CDS encoding carbohydrate ABC transporter permease has product MGATPAFWLFMGPFLAGLVLFVYLPIAWSFVLSFNRAQNTVQPREFVGLQNYIDLLQPGPFLDSLWTFTIFAAIIVPLTFVLSLLLAVLLNQITVARAFFRSAFFLPTACSYVVASLIWKLSIFNGVRFGLANQVLSLFGVENIAWLSSVNPPWYWLVLATVRLWLQLGFYIILFLAGLQRISPELYEAAYVDGAKAGWQTFRYITLPQLRTTSVAVLLLNLIAAYQAFDEFFNLLSNSSLARPPLVYLYYTAQSNQDYGHGSAGAMILAALIVLVTLGQNRIYGFGRPET; this is encoded by the coding sequence ATGGGGGCCACGCCGGCGTTCTGGCTCTTCATGGGGCCGTTCCTCGCGGGGCTGGTCCTGTTCGTGTACCTGCCGATCGCCTGGAGCTTCGTCCTCAGCTTCAACCGGGCGCAGAACACGGTGCAGCCCCGCGAGTTCGTCGGCCTCCAGAACTACATCGACCTGCTGCAGCCAGGGCCGTTCCTGGACAGCCTGTGGACGTTCACGATCTTCGCCGCGATCATCGTGCCGCTCACGTTCGTGCTGTCGCTGCTGCTCGCGGTGCTGCTCAACCAGATCACGGTGGCGCGGGCCTTCTTCCGGTCGGCCTTCTTCCTGCCCACCGCGTGCTCGTACGTCGTGGCGTCGCTGATATGGAAGCTGTCGATCTTCAACGGCGTCCGGTTCGGGCTGGCCAACCAGGTGCTCTCGCTGTTCGGGGTGGAGAACATCGCGTGGCTGTCGTCCGTGAACCCGCCCTGGTACTGGCTGGTGCTGGCCACCGTGCGGCTGTGGCTGCAGCTCGGCTTCTACATCATCCTGTTCCTCGCGGGGCTGCAGCGGATCTCCCCCGAGCTCTACGAGGCGGCGTACGTCGACGGCGCCAAGGCCGGGTGGCAGACGTTCCGGTACATCACCCTGCCGCAGCTGCGGACGACGTCGGTGGCCGTGCTGCTGCTCAACCTGATCGCGGCGTACCAGGCGTTCGACGAGTTCTTCAACCTGCTGAGCAACAGCTCGCTGGCGCGGCCGCCGCTGGTCTACCTCTACTACACGGCGCAGAGCAACCAGGACTACGGCCACGGCAGCGCGGGCGCCATGATCCTCGCCGCCCTCATCGTGCTGGTGACGCTCGGGCAGAACCGCATCTACGGGTTCGGGAGGCCGGAGACGTGA
- a CDS encoding MFS transporter encodes MSNQQAVMSGGRANLVLATLFLGMFVLGTAELLVVGVLNVIAADLQVSIPAAGASVTGYALGLAIGGPLLAALTIRLDKRLVLAGALLLFILANLVTVLTASYGLFLTARVGTGAFQGLFIAAAFGVGISVVPPERMGRAISVVVSGVTVSAALGVPLGTLAGQLLGWRGSFVAIVVVSVVALIATLAVVPSVPSSGGGAGSQAKYAFAPRVLAVLVLHVLVFAAIYTALTYIVPFLETVTGVSGPWISVFLLAYGVATAVGSMSGGRFADRSAARTLIVGSIGVTAALAVLHLMGAVALLAAVAVLAMGLFGMGMAPSLQYRVVSLAGPGGALAQSLPASAVNVGIAFGSFAGGVAIERSTASSVVLPGLVIAVIAVAVAWATRNLTPPVVEADSAQPSLTDDMQV; translated from the coding sequence ATGAGCAACCAGCAAGCTGTGATGAGCGGAGGCAGGGCGAACCTCGTCCTCGCCACGCTGTTCCTCGGGATGTTCGTACTCGGCACGGCCGAGCTGCTCGTGGTCGGCGTGCTGAACGTGATCGCCGCCGATCTGCAGGTATCCATCCCCGCCGCAGGCGCCTCGGTGACCGGCTACGCGCTCGGCCTGGCCATCGGCGGGCCGCTCCTGGCGGCGCTCACGATCAGGTTGGACAAACGGCTTGTCCTCGCGGGCGCGCTCCTGCTGTTCATCCTGGCCAACCTGGTCACGGTGCTGACCGCGAGCTACGGGCTGTTCCTCACGGCCCGGGTCGGCACCGGCGCCTTCCAGGGCCTGTTCATCGCCGCCGCGTTCGGGGTCGGCATCTCCGTCGTGCCGCCGGAGCGGATGGGCCGGGCGATCTCGGTGGTCGTCTCCGGTGTCACCGTGTCGGCCGCGCTGGGGGTGCCGCTGGGCACGCTGGCCGGCCAGCTGCTGGGATGGCGCGGATCGTTCGTCGCGATCGTCGTGGTCAGCGTCGTCGCGCTGATCGCCACACTGGCGGTGGTCCCGTCCGTGCCCAGCAGCGGCGGCGGAGCGGGTTCCCAGGCCAAGTACGCGTTCGCCCCTCGGGTGCTCGCCGTGCTGGTGCTGCACGTCCTGGTGTTCGCCGCGATCTACACGGCACTGACCTACATCGTGCCGTTCCTGGAGACGGTCACCGGGGTCTCCGGCCCGTGGATCAGCGTGTTCCTGCTGGCCTACGGCGTGGCGACGGCGGTCGGCTCGATGAGCGGCGGCCGGTTCGCCGACCGGAGCGCCGCCCGGACGCTGATCGTCGGGTCCATCGGGGTGACGGCCGCACTGGCGGTGCTGCACCTCATGGGCGCGGTCGCGCTGCTGGCGGCGGTGGCGGTGCTCGCCATGGGCCTGTTCGGCATGGGCATGGCGCCCTCCCTGCAGTACCGCGTCGTGAGCCTGGCCGGACCCGGTGGCGCGCTGGCGCAGTCGCTGCCGGCGTCCGCCGTCAACGTCGGGATCGCGTTCGGGTCGTTCGCAGGCGGTGTGGCGATCGAACGCTCCACCGCGTCGTCCGTGGTGCTCCCCGGCCTGGTCATCGCGGTGATCGCGGTGGCGGTCGCCTGGGCGACCAGGAACCTGACGCCGCCGGTGGTCGAGGCGGATTCGGCGCAGCCGTCCTTGACAGATGATATGCAGGTGTAG
- a CDS encoding aldo/keto reductase: MTPTRTLGRTGPTVSALGLGAMGMSGGYGAADRTESIATVHAALEAGVTLIDTGDFYGMGHNELLLAEALRGRDRDSYVLSVKFGQMRGPGPAFGGQDGRPEAVRNFLAYSLTRLGVDHVDVYRPARLDPAVPIEETVGAIKEMIDAGYVRHLGLSEVDAATIRRAHAVHPVADLQIEYSLLSRAVEADVLPALRELGIGMTAYGVLGRGLLSGHWSAGHVAGPGDMRAISPRFSSENVEHNLRLVEGLRGVAAARGCTVAQLAIAWVAAQGSDIVPLVGARTRERLAEALPAAELDLTADDLAELAKAVPAGAARGDRYPSAFMSGLGVGN, encoded by the coding sequence ATGACCCCGACACGAACCCTGGGCCGCACCGGCCCGACCGTCTCCGCACTGGGCCTCGGCGCGATGGGCATGTCCGGCGGGTACGGCGCGGCCGACCGTACGGAGAGCATCGCCACCGTGCATGCGGCCTTGGAGGCGGGCGTCACGCTGATCGACACGGGCGACTTCTACGGCATGGGCCACAACGAGCTGCTGCTCGCCGAGGCGCTGCGCGGGCGGGATCGCGACAGCTACGTGCTGAGCGTCAAGTTCGGCCAGATGCGCGGCCCGGGCCCGGCGTTCGGCGGGCAGGACGGACGTCCCGAGGCCGTTCGGAACTTCCTGGCCTACTCGCTGACGCGGCTGGGTGTCGACCACGTCGACGTCTACCGCCCGGCTCGCCTGGACCCGGCGGTGCCGATCGAGGAGACGGTGGGCGCGATCAAGGAGATGATCGACGCCGGGTACGTGCGACACCTCGGCCTCTCCGAGGTCGACGCCGCCACGATCCGCCGCGCGCACGCCGTGCACCCGGTCGCCGACCTGCAGATCGAGTACTCGCTCCTGTCCCGCGCGGTGGAGGCGGACGTGCTGCCCGCGCTGCGGGAGCTGGGCATCGGCATGACCGCGTACGGCGTTCTCGGCCGCGGCCTCCTCTCGGGGCACTGGAGCGCAGGCCACGTCGCAGGCCCCGGCGACATGCGCGCCATCAGCCCGCGGTTCTCGAGCGAGAACGTGGAGCACAACCTCCGCCTGGTGGAGGGGCTGCGCGGGGTCGCAGCGGCGAGGGGCTGCACGGTCGCCCAGCTGGCCATCGCATGGGTGGCCGCACAGGGCTCCGACATCGTGCCGCTGGTCGGCGCGCGCACCCGCGAGCGGCTGGCCGAGGCGCTGCCCGCGGCGGAGCTGGACCTCACCGCGGACGACCTCGCCGAGCTGGCGAAGGCGGTGCCCGCCGGGGCGGCGCGCGGCGACCGCTACCCGTCCGCGTTCATGTCCGGGCTCGGCGTGGGCAACTGA
- a CDS encoding ABC transporter substrate-binding protein yields the protein MPAEMSHLPVSTRRTFLSLVGALGLGGALAACGGDSGGVDTGGGSGGGKPTLKQWYHLYGESGTEQAVQRYAQGYDRATVEVQWTPGDYESKLSSGLLSDSGPDVFEYQLNVDMVRSGQIVPLDDIVGPVRSDYTDTDITATSLDGSIYGVKIVDDTGFLYYRKSLLAAAGVQPPTTMDELINATRALDRGGVKGLFIGNDAGVTPAFGGGALLDLVLWTAGTASLTPDNKVGFTTPEAKDSLSKLRELAQSGSLLLGAPTDWWDPSAFTQELAAMQWCGLWAMPKIKEAFGDDFGIVPWPALSATVGKPATFLGGWTSMVSAKARDVDLAKDFVKWLWIDNAEAQEDFNLSYGFHIPPRKSLASRAQKLQEGVAADALRIFNESAVAPNPMWTPKMKSAFADAATAIVRGGGDIDAELAKAQQAVEAELARLAA from the coding sequence ATGCCTGCGGAGATGTCCCACCTGCCGGTGTCCACCCGGCGCACGTTCCTGTCGCTCGTCGGCGCGCTCGGCCTCGGCGGCGCGCTCGCGGCGTGCGGTGGGGACAGCGGTGGCGTCGACACCGGCGGCGGGTCCGGCGGCGGCAAGCCGACGCTCAAGCAGTGGTACCACCTGTACGGCGAGTCGGGCACCGAGCAGGCGGTGCAGCGGTACGCCCAGGGCTACGACCGGGCCACCGTCGAGGTGCAGTGGACGCCCGGTGACTACGAGTCGAAGCTGTCGTCCGGGCTGCTGTCCGACAGCGGGCCGGACGTCTTCGAGTACCAGCTCAACGTGGACATGGTGCGCAGCGGACAGATCGTCCCGCTCGACGACATCGTCGGCCCGGTGCGGAGCGACTACACCGACACCGACATCACGGCCACCTCGCTGGACGGGTCGATCTACGGCGTGAAGATCGTGGACGACACCGGCTTCCTCTACTACCGCAAGAGCCTGCTGGCCGCAGCGGGCGTGCAGCCGCCCACCACCATGGACGAGCTGATCAACGCGACCCGCGCCCTCGACCGGGGCGGCGTCAAGGGCCTGTTCATCGGCAACGACGCCGGCGTCACGCCCGCGTTCGGCGGCGGCGCCCTGCTCGACCTCGTGCTGTGGACGGCCGGAACGGCGAGCCTCACCCCCGACAACAAGGTCGGTTTCACCACGCCGGAGGCGAAGGACTCGTTGAGCAAGCTGCGCGAGCTCGCCCAGAGCGGCTCGCTCCTGCTCGGCGCGCCAACCGACTGGTGGGACCCGTCGGCGTTCACCCAGGAGCTCGCCGCCATGCAGTGGTGCGGGCTGTGGGCGATGCCGAAGATCAAGGAGGCCTTCGGCGACGACTTCGGCATCGTGCCGTGGCCCGCGCTGAGCGCCACCGTCGGCAAGCCGGCCACCTTCCTCGGTGGCTGGACCTCCATGGTCAGTGCGAAGGCCCGCGACGTCGACCTCGCGAAGGACTTCGTGAAGTGGCTGTGGATCGACAACGCCGAGGCCCAGGAGGACTTCAACCTCTCCTACGGCTTCCACATCCCGCCGCGCAAGAGCCTCGCCTCCCGGGCCCAGAAGCTGCAGGAGGGGGTGGCGGCCGACGCGCTGCGCATCTTCAACGAGTCCGCGGTGGCGCCGAACCCCATGTGGACGCCGAAGATGAAGTCGGCGTTCGCCGACGCCGCCACCGCGATCGTGCGCGGCGGCGGTGACATCGACGCGGAGCTGGCGAAGGCGCAGCAGGCGGTCGAGGCCGAGCTGGCCCGCCTCGCGGCGTGA
- a CDS encoding fumarylacetoacetate hydrolase family protein, protein MRLASIRLDGTEVAAVVDPARGVARVPDLLPGYAGDVRAVLVEDRVGELAKAVESAADALFVPEASVAFGAPYRHPRLIWGIGLNYVDHAADLSEQVPDEPASFIKGDHTVIGPGEEIPIPPQSSRTTAEAELGLVIGRYCRDVREEDALDFVFGVTTVLDQTAEDILERNPRFLTRSKNFPGFFSFGPQIVPVAEVGDLAAVEVSTVLDGKVHRSNTVSRMRYSPQFLVSFHSAVMPLYPGDIISTGTPGAVHIRPGTVAECRIPGVGVLTNPVVQG, encoded by the coding sequence ATGCGTCTGGCCAGCATCCGCCTCGACGGGACCGAGGTCGCAGCCGTCGTCGACCCCGCCCGCGGCGTCGCCCGCGTCCCCGACCTGCTGCCCGGGTACGCAGGCGACGTCCGCGCCGTCCTCGTCGAGGACCGCGTGGGCGAGCTGGCGAAGGCGGTCGAGTCCGCCGCCGACGCGCTGTTCGTGCCGGAGGCGTCGGTGGCGTTCGGCGCGCCCTACCGGCACCCGCGGCTGATCTGGGGCATCGGGCTGAACTACGTCGACCACGCCGCCGACCTCTCCGAGCAGGTCCCCGACGAGCCTGCGTCGTTCATCAAGGGCGACCACACCGTGATCGGCCCGGGCGAGGAGATCCCCATCCCGCCGCAGAGCTCCCGCACCACCGCCGAGGCCGAGCTGGGGCTCGTGATCGGGCGCTACTGCCGCGACGTGCGCGAGGAAGATGCGCTCGACTTCGTCTTCGGCGTCACCACCGTGCTCGACCAGACGGCCGAGGACATCCTGGAGCGCAACCCGCGCTTCCTCACCCGCTCCAAGAACTTCCCCGGCTTCTTCTCGTTCGGGCCGCAGATCGTGCCGGTCGCCGAGGTGGGCGACCTGGCCGCCGTCGAGGTCAGCACCGTGCTGGACGGGAAGGTGCACCGCAGCAACACCGTCTCGCGGATGCGCTACTCGCCGCAGTTCCTGGTGAGCTTCCACAGCGCGGTGATGCCGCTGTACCCGGGCGACATCATCTCCACGGGCACCCCGGGGGCGGTGCACATCCGCCCCGGCACGGTGGCCGAGTGCCGCATCCCGGGCGTCGGCGTGCTGACCAACCCGGTGGTCCAGGGGTAG